A genomic window from Salvia miltiorrhiza cultivar Shanhuang (shh) chromosome 5, IMPLAD_Smil_shh, whole genome shotgun sequence includes:
- the LOC131025981 gene encoding uncharacterized protein LOC131025981, whose translation MRHTKAQNVIERAFGVMKMRWGILRSSTFYPVKVQNRLIMAYFILNNFIRTEMDVDPIEQAFDNLPHDTEFNEPEHGDYVDAFELSPEWAANRDAIAQTMWQQYVAMH comes from the coding sequence ATGCGCCACACGAAGGCTCAAAATGTCATTGAACGTGCCTTTGGTGTTATGAAGATGAGGTGGGGGATTTTGAGGAGCTCTACGTTTTATCCCGTGAAGGTTCAGAATCGACTTATTATGGcgtattttatattgaataattTCATTAGAACAGAGATGGACGTGGATCCTATCGAACAAGCATTCGATAACCTACCACATGATACTGAGTTCAATGAACCGGAACACGGAGATTATGTGGATGCATTTGAGCTATCTCCCGAATGGGCTGCGAACCGGGATGCCATTGCACAAACAATGTGGCAACAATATGTTGCAATGCACTGA